In Bernardetia litoralis DSM 6794, the genomic window TCATAGTATGTGTTTTTTTAATTGTGTAGTTGAATCTAGTTTTAAGGGTATAAGAAATTTAATGTAAATATGAAAATTCAAATATTCGTAACAAAAGTATAATAAATTTTGGCTTATTCATAGAATTGATTTGATAAAATTTGGTATATTTCACTTTTAACACTATTTTTTTATTAATTTACATAAAAAAAGCAATCTCTTTTCAAAAATTGCTTTTTCTCTCTTAAAAAATAATATTCAGTTTTTGCTTATTCAAAAATCTCTATAATTGGATTTCCAATACATCCACTTGGTTGTTGAAGATAAAGTAAAGAAGCCATCGTAGCTGCAATATCTGTAATTTCTACCCTGCGATGTGTTTTGCCACTTTTGATATTTTTACCAAAAAATAAAAGTGGTACTTGTGTATCATAATTATAAGGTGTTCCATGTGTTGTTCCTCCTTTTTTATAATACGAATCCATATAACCCGACTGAAAAAGAAAAGCTACATCAGGCGAAAGTTTTGGATTAAATCCATTTTGGATAAGCTGTAAAAACCCTGTTCTTTGAATTTGTTTGCTCAATTCTGTTGCTGTAATGGCTTGAGAAATTCCCTTTTGAGTAAGTAAAAATTCACTTGTTTTTTGTTGAACTTCTTGTAATGAAATATTTTTTTGAAGTAATAATTCTCTATTCAAAAACACATCTTGGTCACTCAAATAACTTACAAATTTTCCTTCTCCATAGCTTTTTATTAAAAAATTGTTCAAGCTATCTTTCATAGAACTCCATTCTAAATAATCAGAATCGAATTGCAAATCGTGCAAATGAGAAGGACTAGGCGCACCTGCGTGGTCAGCCGTCAAGAAAAGGGTATATTCTCCTTCTCCTACATTTTTATCCAAAAACTCAAATAAAGTAGCTAATTCTTTATCTAATCTCAAATATGTATCCTGTACTTCGACAGAATAAATACCATAACGATGTCCAATATAATCAGTAGAAGAAAAACTAAGCGTCAGGAAATCAGTTGTTTTATCTTTTCCTAACTCTTCTTTTAAGATTGCTTCTTCTGCAAATTCTCTCAAAAAAGTATTGGCTGAAGCTGTAAAAAGAAATTCCTTATATCGTTTTTCTTCATTAAATTTATCTATAAAATAAGGGAAAACAGCTTTTTTATTTTTGGTCGGATGTCCTTCATACTTATTCTCATCTGCCAAACTTTGAGAATATTCTGTAAGAGGCAAAAGCAATTCCCAACCTTGTTTGATGTATTTATCAGCAACCTCTTTTTTATTAAAATCAGTTACCCAATTTGGCAAGTTTTCAAAATAATAACTACTACTAATCATTTTCCCAGAACTTCCATCGTACCAATAAGCACCATTTGCAATATGTCCTGCTGGCATAATTGCGCCTCTATCTTTTATAGAGATACCAATTACTTTTGCTTTTTGATTAGTTGCCAAACGAAGCTCATCAGTAATTGTGCTTGTTTTGAGATTGCGAGGCGACATTTTTCCTTGTTTGTCTTCTGGATTTTCTGTTCCTATTCCTTCTACAATTTGGTCTTCTGCACAATAAAACTTTCTATCTTCTGCTCTACTGTACCAATTATTATTTATTATTCCATGATTCATTGGTGTTGCACCTGTAAAAATGGAAGCATGTCCAGGAGCTGTGTTGGTTGGTGTATAGTTGTAATGTGTATTTTCACACGAAAAACCATCATTTAATAATCTTTTAAAACCATTCTCAGAATATTGGTCATAAAAACGATACAAATAATCATAACGCATTTGGTCGATTACAATTCCAATTACTAATTTTGGACGTGATTGAATTGGATTGTCTTCAATTTTATTTTCTGAATTAGTTTGAATGACTGTTTGGCTAAATACAGAAAATGTAGAAATTTGTATAAAAAATACACAGAATAAAACGGCTACCTTTTTAGAAAGATTCATGTTTATTGGAATAAAAATGTACAATTTTTTTGAAAGTAGTAAAGGTAGGTATTTTTTGTAGTGTGGTTAATAGTAAAAAGAAAAAATTAGCATAGATTTAACTATTGAGATATTTATTTTAAATAAAAATTAACTAGTAACTGATTTGGTTATTTGGCTAAATACAGATTGTCCAGAAAATAAAGAGCTAAATAAGCAAAGTAAAACTGCTGCTTTTGTAGAAAAATTTATGTGTGGTTGAAATAAAGAAACTATTAATGCTAAATTCAAACTAACATTAATAATTAAGGTTTTGTGAATGATAAAAGCCTCAAAGGTACGTATTTTTGTTTTCCTAAATGAGGCTTGTATATGTATTGA contains:
- the pafA gene encoding alkaline phosphatase PafA yields the protein MNLSKKVAVLFCVFFIQISTFSVFSQTVIQTNSENKIEDNPIQSRPKLVIGIVIDQMRYDYLYRFYDQYSENGFKRLLNDGFSCENTHYNYTPTNTAPGHASIFTGATPMNHGIINNNWYSRAEDRKFYCAEDQIVEGIGTENPEDKQGKMSPRNLKTSTITDELRLATNQKAKVIGISIKDRGAIMPAGHIANGAYWYDGSSGKMISSSYYFENLPNWVTDFNKKEVADKYIKQGWELLLPLTEYSQSLADENKYEGHPTKNKKAVFPYFIDKFNEEKRYKEFLFTASANTFLREFAEEAILKEELGKDKTTDFLTLSFSSTDYIGHRYGIYSVEVQDTYLRLDKELATLFEFLDKNVGEGEYTLFLTADHAGAPSPSHLHDLQFDSDYLEWSSMKDSLNNFLIKSYGEGKFVSYLSDQDVFLNRELLLQKNISLQEVQQKTSEFLLTQKGISQAITATELSKQIQRTGFLQLIQNGFNPKLSPDVAFLFQSGYMDSYYKKGGTTHGTPYNYDTQVPLLFFGKNIKSGKTHRRVEITDIAATMASLLYLQQPSGCIGNPIIEIFE